Proteins encoded together in one Vicinamibacterales bacterium window:
- the arfB gene encoding alternative ribosome rescue aminoacyl-tRNA hydrolase ArfB, producing MPLEITPSFAVADAEIDERFVRASGPGGQNVNKVATAVQLRYDLARSSLPADARQRLRALAGSRVTDDDVLVIDARAHRTQLQNREDARRRLSDLIRRALVRPKKRQKTRPSRAAKERRIQSKKRRGETKRGRGRLSGDE from the coding sequence ATGCCGCTTGAAATCACGCCGTCGTTTGCCGTCGCCGACGCCGAGATCGACGAACGCTTCGTCCGCGCCTCCGGGCCCGGCGGACAGAACGTGAACAAGGTCGCCACGGCGGTGCAGTTGCGCTACGACCTCGCGCGATCGTCGCTGCCGGCCGACGCCCGCCAGCGGCTGCGCGCGCTCGCCGGCAGCCGCGTCACCGACGACGACGTGCTCGTGATCGACGCGCGGGCGCACCGGACGCAGCTGCAGAACCGCGAGGACGCGCGCCGGCGGCTCTCGGATCTGATCCGCCGCGCGCTCGTCCGCCCGAAGAAGCGGCAGAAGACTCGTCCGTCACGGGCGGCGAAAGAGCGGCGGATCCAGTCGAAGAAGCGCCGGGGGGAAACCAAGCGCGGGCGCGGACGCCTCAGCGGCGACGAGTAG
- a CDS encoding PDZ domain-containing protein translates to MKKETRLLAVCAAGMLVVTAFAGRPAANGGPTKLLRMPTVSASHIAFAYANNIWTVERTGGMARRLTSFQGQTTNPHFSPDGRLIAFSGEYAGNTDVYVVAADGGEPKRLTWHPGADNVQGWMPDGRSIVFASGRATAAPSAAPRFWTVPAEGGVEEPMVLPRAYQGKISPSGTHVAYRMNNSWDEERRNYRGGQNRPVWIVDLKTYDLVSPPWSDSNDKEPVWVGDVVYFLSDRDGVSNVWSFDPKARKLAQVTRFTDFDVKSMDAGAGTIVFEQAGVIHELDPKSGRARAVTITANGDFPWMMPRWEDVTARMSNLGLSPTGKRVVLEARGEIFTVPAEKGDVRNLSNSSGSADRDPAWSPDGKYVSYFSDKSGEYKLVIEAQDGLSPPREIALENPTHYYTPAWSPDAKKILYTDTNLKLWVLDVESGKAKVVGRDPWMVPQRTMNPTWSPDSKWIAYASHLNSLYKAIFISNADTGEVRQVTDGLADTTWPVFDASGKYLWFFASTDFGMRSQWLDMTSYDHTTTFGLYLAVLKKGEPSPLLPESDEDSGITFAPGRGDVPPGQGQGRGGRGSGQGRGGAPADTPADTAPDAQPPASTTQADRAPRGPVTVQIDFDGLPRRILAIPGVPAREYSKLEAGVAGTVFYLQSTAGGDDEGASGSSIVRYRLSDRRAATFVPNAADYAVSADGRKLLYRTGGGGGRGGGRGAPGAGGGTTGLFLVDADRNPPQAGAGRLNVTLRMYLEPKEEFRQIFHEGWRNQRDYLYVTNAHGADWKKAREMYGAFLPFVNHRADLNYLLDNMGAELAVGHSYVRGGEMPGVPPSIGGLLGADFTIESGRYKITRIYDTESWNPDLRAPLAAPGVDVSTGDFIVAINGIELKAPDNIYRLLDGTANRQTVLAVNSRPALEGARQVTVIPVANEQTLRTRAWVESNRRLVDKLSDGQLAYVHLPNTGQPGYASFNRYYFAQQDKKGAVIDERFNGGGSAADYIIDGLARDFDGYFNNVAGDRVPFTSPAAGIWGPKVMIINEMAGSGGDLMPYMFSRRKIGPLVGKRTWGGLVHTADTPPFIDGGSMIAPRGGFFDRSGKWALENEGVPPDIEVENWPKDVIAGRDPQLERAVAEAMRLLKEKPVQRMTTEPPPPTHGRRKGGG, encoded by the coding sequence ATGAAGAAAGAGACCCGGCTGCTCGCCGTGTGCGCGGCGGGCATGCTCGTCGTCACGGCGTTCGCCGGCCGGCCCGCGGCCAACGGCGGTCCGACCAAGCTGCTGCGCATGCCGACGGTCAGCGCGTCCCACATCGCGTTCGCGTACGCCAACAACATCTGGACGGTCGAACGGACCGGCGGGATGGCCCGCCGCCTCACCAGCTTCCAGGGGCAGACCACGAACCCGCACTTCTCGCCGGACGGACGGCTGATTGCCTTCAGCGGCGAGTACGCCGGCAACACCGACGTCTACGTCGTCGCCGCCGACGGCGGCGAACCGAAGCGGCTGACGTGGCATCCGGGTGCCGACAACGTTCAGGGCTGGATGCCGGACGGCAGGTCGATCGTGTTCGCGTCGGGACGCGCGACGGCGGCGCCGAGCGCCGCGCCGCGCTTCTGGACGGTGCCGGCGGAGGGCGGCGTCGAGGAGCCGATGGTGCTGCCGCGCGCCTACCAGGGAAAGATCTCGCCGTCCGGCACGCACGTCGCCTACCGGATGAACAACTCGTGGGACGAAGAGCGGCGCAATTACCGCGGCGGACAGAACCGTCCGGTCTGGATCGTGGATCTGAAGACCTACGATCTCGTGTCTCCGCCGTGGAGTGATTCGAACGACAAGGAGCCGGTCTGGGTCGGCGACGTCGTCTACTTCCTCTCCGATCGCGACGGCGTGTCGAACGTGTGGAGCTTCGACCCGAAAGCGAGGAAGCTCGCGCAGGTGACGAGGTTCACCGACTTCGACGTCAAGTCGATGGATGCCGGCGCCGGCACGATAGTCTTCGAGCAGGCCGGGGTGATCCACGAGCTCGACCCGAAGAGCGGCCGCGCCAGAGCCGTGACCATCACCGCCAACGGCGACTTTCCGTGGATGATGCCGCGCTGGGAAGACGTGACCGCCCGGATGTCGAACCTCGGCCTCTCGCCGACCGGCAAGCGCGTGGTTCTCGAAGCGCGCGGAGAGATCTTCACGGTGCCGGCGGAAAAGGGCGACGTTCGGAACCTTTCCAACTCCAGCGGCTCCGCGGATCGCGACCCGGCGTGGTCGCCCGACGGCAAGTACGTGTCGTACTTCAGCGACAAGTCCGGCGAGTACAAGCTGGTGATCGAAGCGCAGGACGGGCTGTCGCCGCCGCGCGAGATCGCGCTGGAGAATCCGACCCATTACTACACGCCGGCGTGGTCGCCCGATGCGAAGAAGATTCTCTACACCGACACCAACCTGAAGCTCTGGGTGCTCGACGTCGAGAGCGGCAAAGCGAAGGTCGTCGGCCGCGATCCCTGGATGGTGCCCCAGCGGACGATGAACCCGACGTGGAGCCCCGACTCGAAGTGGATCGCCTACGCCAGCCACCTGAATTCGCTCTACAAGGCGATCTTCATCAGCAACGCCGACACCGGCGAGGTCAGGCAGGTCACCGACGGCCTGGCCGATACGACGTGGCCCGTCTTCGACGCGAGCGGCAAATACCTGTGGTTTTTCGCCTCGACCGACTTCGGCATGCGCTCGCAGTGGCTCGACATGACGTCGTACGACCACACCACCACGTTCGGCCTGTATCTGGCGGTGCTGAAGAAGGGAGAGCCGAGCCCGCTGCTGCCCGAGAGCGACGAGGACTCCGGCATCACCTTCGCGCCGGGCCGCGGCGATGTGCCGCCGGGCCAGGGACAAGGGCGCGGCGGCCGCGGCTCGGGCCAGGGGCGAGGCGGCGCGCCGGCGGACACGCCGGCTGACACGGCACCCGACGCGCAGCCGCCGGCATCCACGACGCAGGCGGATCGCGCGCCGCGCGGACCGGTCACCGTGCAGATCGATTTCGACGGACTGCCGCGCCGCATCCTCGCCATTCCCGGCGTGCCGGCGCGCGAGTACTCGAAGCTCGAGGCCGGTGTGGCGGGGACGGTCTTCTACCTGCAGTCGACGGCCGGCGGCGACGACGAGGGGGCGAGCGGCAGCAGCATCGTGCGCTACCGCCTGAGCGACCGCCGTGCGGCGACGTTCGTGCCCAACGCGGCGGACTACGCGGTCAGCGCCGACGGCCGCAAGCTGCTGTATCGAACCGGCGGCGGCGGCGGCCGCGGCGGCGGGCGCGGCGCCCCCGGCGCGGGCGGCGGGACGACGGGGCTGTTCCTCGTCGATGCAGACCGCAATCCGCCGCAGGCCGGCGCGGGCCGCTTGAACGTGACGCTGCGGATGTACCTCGAGCCGAAAGAGGAGTTCCGGCAGATCTTCCACGAGGGCTGGCGCAACCAGCGCGACTATCTCTACGTCACCAACGCGCACGGCGCCGACTGGAAGAAGGCGAGGGAGATGTACGGCGCCTTCCTGCCGTTCGTGAACCATCGTGCCGATTTGAACTATCTCCTCGACAACATGGGCGCCGAGCTCGCCGTCGGGCATTCCTACGTCCGCGGCGGCGAGATGCCCGGCGTGCCGCCGTCGATCGGCGGCCTGCTCGGCGCCGACTTCACGATCGAGTCGGGACGCTACAAGATCACGCGCATCTACGATACCGAGAGCTGGAACCCGGATCTGCGCGCGCCGCTCGCAGCGCCGGGCGTCGACGTGAGCACCGGCGACTTCATCGTCGCCATCAACGGGATCGAGTTGAAGGCGCCCGACAACATCTATCGCCTGCTCGACGGCACGGCGAACCGCCAGACGGTGCTCGCGGTGAACAGCCGGCCGGCGCTCGAGGGGGCGCGGCAGGTCACGGTCATCCCGGTCGCGAACGAGCAGACACTGCGCACGCGTGCGTGGGTCGAGAGCAACCGGCGCCTGGTGGACAAGCTGTCCGACGGGCAGCTCGCCTACGTGCACCTGCCGAATACCGGTCAACCGGGCTACGCGAGCTTCAACCGCTACTACTTCGCGCAGCAGGACAAGAAGGGCGCGGTGATCGACGAGCGGTTCAACGGCGGCGGGTCGGCAGCCGACTACATCATCGACGGGCTGGCGCGCGACTTCGACGGCTACTTCAACAACGTCGCCGGCGATCGCGTTCCGTTCACCAGTCCGGCGGCCGGGATCTGGGGGCCGAAGGTGATGATCATCAACGAAATGGCCGGCTCGGGCGGCGATTTGATGCCGTACATGTTCAGCCGCCGCAAGATCGGGCCGCTGGTCGGCAAGCGGACCTGGGGCGGCCTGGTGCACACGGCCGACACCCCGCCGTTCATCGACGGCGGATCGATGATCGCGCCGCGCGGCGGCTTCTTCGATCGCAGCGGCAAGTGGGCGCTCGAGAACGAAGGGGTGCCGCCGGACATCGAGGTCGAGAACTGGCCGAAGGACGTGATCGCCGGCCGCGATCCGCAGCTCGAACGCGCCGTCGCGGAAGCGATGCGCCTGTTGAAGGAGAAGCCGGTGCAGCGGATGACGACGGAGCCGCCGCCGCCGACCCACGGCAGGCGCAAGGGCGGGGGGTAG
- a CDS encoding DinB family protein produces MKQTVVLVAMAAMALSAAARAQQPAAQQPPAPLPGIVAEVKNAYTTIQSNIVKAAEQFPEDKLTWQPTPAVRSWARLIGHITDDNNVSCWLLAGEAQAPPRVDPTDSQDSPANKLSKSDLVKGLKASVERCTKAFANVNEANMGERNGPNGRRSKFFTLIYNTSHTNEHYGNIATYMRLNNLVPPSSQPRVQ; encoded by the coding sequence ATGAAGCAGACCGTCGTCCTGGTCGCCATGGCCGCCATGGCGTTGTCGGCCGCCGCTCGCGCCCAGCAGCCGGCGGCCCAGCAGCCGCCGGCGCCGCTGCCGGGCATCGTGGCGGAAGTGAAGAACGCCTACACGACGATCCAGAGCAACATCGTCAAGGCGGCGGAGCAGTTTCCCGAGGACAAGTTGACGTGGCAGCCGACGCCGGCCGTGCGCTCGTGGGCCCGCCTGATCGGCCACATCACCGACGACAACAACGTGTCGTGCTGGCTGCTCGCCGGCGAGGCGCAGGCGCCGCCGCGCGTCGACCCGACCGACAGCCAGGACTCGCCGGCCAACAAGCTGTCGAAGAGCGATCTGGTGAAGGGGCTCAAGGCGTCGGTGGAGCGCTGCACCAAGGCGTTCGCCAACGTCAACGAGGCCAACATGGGCGAGCGCAACGGCCCCAACGGCCGGCGCTCCAAGTTCTTCACGCTGATCTACAACACCAGCCACACCAACGAGCACTACGGCAACATCGCGACCTACATGCGGCTGAACAATCTCGTGCCGCCGTCATCGCAGCCGCGGGTGCAGTAG
- the ppc gene encoding phosphoenolpyruvate carboxylase — MTADDPHRALRDDVSMLGGMLGDTLKAREGDAVFETVEAVRRLAKAARQRDDHAVGALEAPLHALPLSMAVPVARAFAHFLSLANIAEQHHRVRRRRDYLRDPRQPAQPASFADAFARLRASGIPAGALYDAITSMRVELVLTAHPTTITRRTLAALHTRIADALARQDRPDLTVPERQEVENDLRREILAMWGTEDLRARRPTPMEEVRSGLYIFEQTLWEAVPRCLRALDAALRQATGRSLPLDAAPLTFGSWIGGDRDGNPSITPDVTRQACRSAREITLGLYARDLDALHAELPVTDASPELRAHAGDAREPYREVLRTLRVALRAARTGGSAEIDLAGPLLLCHRSLVDTGQEALAAGRLTDVLRRVSAFGPSIVRLDIRQHAARHAAAIDAIARARGDGPYREWPEAGRQQYLRRAIDTRMPIPDGIGDAEVREVLATFAAIAGIPASSLGAYIVSMTEAPSDLLAVEYLQGAFGAALPVVPLFEEVATLERAGETMREVLAGRRGTQPIQVMIGYSDSAKDGGRLAANWQLYKAQEGVVAAANEAGVPLTIFHGRGGSIGRGGGPTRLAMESQPPGSVNGRLRVTVQGEMIQAQFGLAEIAQRTLEVYATSALEATLAPPAPVPPEWREAMQRLADTAHGVYREVVYDDPRFIDYFRAATPQREVGLAPIGSRPARRGGDGGVESLRAIPWVFAWTQTRLLLPSWLGTGEALDAAFARGERELIRRMAREWPFARATLRLIETALAEAEPAIAEAYDRRLVPDDLKPLGERLRQRLELATGRVLEALGARELLENNQVLRRSIEVRNPYVDPINVVQIALLARLRGSDVVRRELWDAFLVTVNGIAAGMRNVG; from the coding sequence GTGACGGCGGACGACCCGCACCGCGCGCTCCGCGACGACGTGTCGATGCTGGGCGGCATGCTCGGCGACACGCTGAAGGCGCGTGAAGGGGACGCCGTGTTCGAAACGGTGGAAGCGGTGCGGCGGCTGGCGAAGGCGGCGCGCCAGCGCGACGATCACGCGGTCGGCGCGCTCGAAGCGCCGCTCCACGCGCTGCCGCTCTCGATGGCGGTGCCGGTCGCCCGCGCGTTCGCGCACTTCCTCTCGCTCGCCAACATCGCCGAGCAGCACCACCGCGTGCGGCGCCGGCGCGACTACCTCCGCGATCCGCGCCAACCGGCGCAGCCCGCGTCGTTCGCCGACGCGTTCGCGCGCCTCCGCGCGTCGGGCATCCCCGCCGGCGCGCTCTACGACGCGATCACGTCGATGCGCGTCGAGCTCGTGCTCACGGCCCATCCGACGACGATCACGCGGCGCACGCTGGCGGCGCTGCACACGCGGATCGCCGACGCGCTGGCGCGGCAGGACCGGCCCGATCTCACGGTTCCCGAGCGGCAGGAGGTCGAGAACGATCTGCGCCGCGAGATCCTCGCGATGTGGGGCACGGAGGACCTCCGGGCGCGGCGTCCGACGCCGATGGAGGAGGTGCGGAGCGGGCTGTACATCTTCGAGCAGACGCTGTGGGAGGCGGTGCCGCGGTGCCTGCGCGCGCTCGACGCGGCGCTGCGCCAGGCCACCGGGCGCAGCCTGCCGCTCGACGCGGCGCCGTTGACGTTCGGCTCGTGGATCGGCGGCGATCGCGACGGCAATCCGTCGATCACCCCCGACGTCACCCGGCAGGCGTGCCGCAGCGCCCGCGAGATCACCCTGGGACTCTACGCGCGCGACCTGGACGCGCTGCACGCCGAACTGCCGGTCACCGACGCCTCGCCGGAGCTGCGCGCGCACGCCGGGGACGCGCGCGAACCGTATCGCGAGGTGCTGCGGACGCTGCGCGTCGCGCTGCGCGCCGCCAGAACCGGCGGGAGCGCCGAGATCGATCTGGCGGGGCCGCTGCTCCTCTGCCATCGCTCGCTCGTGGACACGGGACAGGAGGCGCTCGCCGCCGGGCGGCTCACCGACGTGCTGCGCCGCGTCAGCGCGTTCGGTCCGTCGATCGTGCGGCTCGACATCCGTCAGCACGCCGCCCGCCATGCCGCCGCGATCGACGCCATCGCGCGCGCCCGCGGCGACGGGCCGTACCGCGAGTGGCCCGAAGCCGGGCGGCAGCAGTATCTCAGGCGCGCGATCGACACGCGCATGCCGATCCCCGACGGCATCGGGGATGCGGAGGTGCGCGAGGTGCTGGCCACCTTCGCGGCGATCGCCGGGATTCCCGCCAGCTCGCTCGGCGCCTACATCGTCTCGATGACCGAAGCGCCGTCCGATCTGCTCGCGGTCGAATACCTGCAGGGCGCCTTTGGCGCCGCGCTCCCGGTCGTCCCCTTGTTCGAGGAGGTCGCCACGCTCGAACGCGCCGGCGAGACCATGCGCGAGGTGCTCGCCGGCCGGCGCGGCACGCAGCCGATCCAGGTGATGATCGGCTACTCGGACTCGGCCAAGGACGGCGGCCGTCTCGCCGCGAACTGGCAGTTGTACAAGGCGCAGGAGGGGGTGGTCGCGGCGGCGAACGAGGCGGGCGTCCCGCTGACGATCTTCCACGGCCGCGGCGGCAGCATCGGACGCGGCGGCGGACCGACGCGGCTGGCGATGGAGTCGCAGCCGCCCGGGTCGGTGAACGGCCGGCTGCGCGTGACGGTGCAGGGAGAAATGATCCAGGCGCAGTTCGGCCTGGCGGAGATCGCGCAGCGGACGCTCGAGGTCTACGCGACGTCGGCGCTCGAGGCGACGCTCGCGCCGCCGGCGCCGGTGCCGCCGGAATGGCGCGAGGCGATGCAACGGCTCGCCGATACCGCGCACGGCGTGTATCGCGAGGTGGTGTACGACGATCCGCGGTTCATCGACTATTTCCGCGCCGCCACACCGCAGCGCGAGGTCGGGCTGGCGCCGATCGGCAGCCGTCCGGCGCGGCGCGGCGGCGACGGGGGCGTCGAATCGCTCCGCGCGATTCCGTGGGTGTTCGCCTGGACGCAGACGCGCCTGCTGCTGCCCTCGTGGCTGGGCACCGGCGAGGCGCTGGACGCCGCGTTCGCGCGCGGCGAGCGCGAGCTGATCCGGCGCATGGCGCGCGAGTGGCCGTTCGCCCGCGCGACCCTTCGCCTGATCGAGACGGCGCTGGCGGAAGCCGAGCCGGCGATCGCGGAAGCGTACGACCGCCGGCTGGTGCCGGACGATCTGAAGCCGCTGGGGGAACGTCTCCGGCAGCGCCTGGAACTGGCGACCGGGCGCGTGCTCGAGGCGCTCGGCGCACGCGAGCTGCTCGAGAACAACCAGGTGCTGCGGCGATCCATCGAGGTGCGCAATCCGTACGTCGACCCGATCAACGTCGTGCAGATCGCGCTCCTCGCCCGTCTGCGCGGCAGCGACGTCGTCCGCCGCGAGCTGTGGGACGCGTTTCTGGTGACGGTGAACGGAATCGCCGCGGGGATGCGGAACGTGGGATGA
- a CDS encoding plastocyanin/azurin family copper-binding protein has protein sequence MERSRTMAFVCAGALAVASCGGGSPTSPSNPPPGGGPSQPSTVTVTITGQGGRLAFFPNPATVAAGQLVVFKNNDVVAHRVTLDDFSVQTPLIPAGGTSAPVAMGVNGSKTYHCTIHPGMVGGFNGAEAEPPPGCNQAYCGG, from the coding sequence ATGGAACGATCCCGAACGATGGCGTTCGTCTGTGCGGGCGCTCTCGCGGTTGCGAGCTGCGGCGGCGGTTCGCCGACCTCCCCCTCAAACCCGCCTCCCGGCGGCGGACCGTCGCAGCCGTCGACCGTCACCGTCACGATCACCGGCCAGGGCGGCCGGCTCGCGTTCTTCCCGAACCCCGCGACGGTCGCCGCCGGGCAGCTCGTCGTGTTCAAGAACAACGACGTCGTCGCGCATCGCGTGACGCTGGACGACTTCTCGGTGCAGACGCCCTTGATTCCGGCGGGAGGCACGAGCGCGCCGGTGGCGATGGGAGTGAATGGCTCGAAGACCTACCACTGCACGATCCACCCTGGGATGGTGGGCGGGTTCAATGGCGCGGAGGCCGAGCCGCCCCCGGGCTGCAACCAGGCCTACTGCGGCGGCTAG
- a CDS encoding alpha/beta fold hydrolase, whose protein sequence is MKRLLAGAAFIAIAAYGGAIAWLVANETALIFENRHALGDLRPAKPYEEIDAPVEGAQQSRARAWLMPGTGAAPAAPWVIFLHGNSATIASRMNIHHYERLRALGLNVMAPEYRGYGGLGGEPTEAGLAEDARNAYELLRRQKNVAPDRIVIYGWSLGSAVAVTLASQVDEGAVVLEGAPASIVDIGSQRYPFFPIRWLIRNPFESIARIARVGSPLLFLHSPEDGIIPIAEGRRLFDAAPPPKQFVEVAGGHIYASEKDPRFFTAVGAFLRAHRLLP, encoded by the coding sequence ATGAAACGACTGCTGGCCGGCGCGGCATTCATCGCGATCGCGGCGTACGGCGGCGCGATCGCCTGGCTCGTCGCCAACGAGACGGCGCTGATCTTCGAGAACCGCCACGCGCTCGGCGATCTGCGGCCGGCGAAACCCTACGAGGAGATCGACGCGCCGGTCGAGGGTGCGCAGCAGTCCCGCGCGCGCGCCTGGTTGATGCCGGGCACCGGCGCCGCGCCGGCGGCGCCGTGGGTGATCTTCCTGCACGGCAACAGCGCCACCATCGCGAGCCGGATGAACATCCACCATTACGAGCGGCTGCGCGCGCTTGGCCTCAACGTGATGGCGCCCGAGTATCGCGGCTATGGCGGTCTCGGCGGCGAGCCGACCGAAGCGGGGCTGGCGGAGGACGCGCGCAACGCCTACGAACTGCTGCGGCGGCAGAAGAACGTCGCACCGGATCGCATCGTCATCTACGGCTGGTCCCTCGGGTCCGCCGTCGCCGTGACGCTGGCGTCGCAGGTCGACGAGGGGGCGGTGGTGCTCGAAGGGGCGCCGGCGTCGATCGTCGACATCGGGTCGCAGCGCTATCCGTTCTTTCCGATCCGCTGGCTGATTCGCAACCCGTTCGAGTCGATCGCCCGCATCGCCCGCGTCGGCTCGCCGCTGCTGTTCCTGCACAGCCCCGAAGACGGCATCATTCCGATCGCCGAGGGACGGCGGCTGTTCGACGCCGCGCCGCCGCCGAAGCAGTTCGTCGAGGTCGCCGGCGGTCACATCTACGCCAGCGAGAAGGATCCCCGGTTCTTCACCGCCGTCGGCGCCTTTCTCCGCGCGCACCGGTTGCTGCCGTGA
- a CDS encoding aldehyde dehydrogenase family protein encodes MAEAQLTAALGEYGVLIGGGAKRTGDTLEVRSPFDRTLVAVVHNARGPEIEQAIANAAKGFAATRTLPSWKRSAILDAVADGVAARREEFARTIALEAGKPIRTARLEVDRAIFVFRVGAEEARRIHGEILPLDWLPGTENREAHIRRVPLGPIAGITPFNFPLLLVAHKAAPAMAAGDPIVLRPGPRTPVSALKLGQLILDAGWPADALAVFTCSNEDTARLVEDERIKLLSFTGSAAVGWQLKARAGRKRVTLELGGNAAVIVHRDADVAYAAERVALGGYSYAGQSCISAQRIYVHTAVYDAFTADLVRRANQLVAGDPLREDADLGPVIDAAAADRIGAWIQEATAAGARVLAGGTRDGAVWRPTVIEGAPQTARVNCAEVFAPLVSLTRYDDVHAAIAAANAGDFGLQAGIFTHDDRIITAAIDGIDAGGIMINDTSTFRVDHMPYGGVKQSGFGREGVRYAIEEMTELKLVAFNRR; translated from the coding sequence ATGGCTGAAGCACAGCTCACCGCCGCGCTCGGGGAGTACGGCGTCCTGATCGGCGGCGGCGCGAAACGCACCGGCGACACCCTCGAGGTGCGCAGCCCGTTCGATCGCACGCTGGTGGCGGTCGTGCACAACGCGCGCGGGCCCGAGATCGAGCAGGCGATCGCCAACGCGGCGAAGGGCTTCGCCGCGACGCGGACGCTGCCGTCGTGGAAGCGCTCCGCCATTCTCGATGCGGTCGCGGACGGCGTGGCCGCACGGCGGGAAGAGTTCGCGCGGACGATCGCGCTGGAGGCCGGCAAGCCGATCCGCACCGCGCGGCTCGAGGTCGATCGCGCGATCTTCGTGTTTCGCGTCGGGGCCGAGGAGGCGCGGCGGATCCACGGGGAGATCCTTCCCCTCGACTGGCTGCCCGGCACCGAGAACCGCGAGGCGCACATCCGCCGCGTGCCGCTCGGTCCAATCGCCGGCATCACGCCGTTCAACTTTCCGCTGCTGCTCGTCGCGCACAAGGCGGCGCCGGCGATGGCCGCGGGAGATCCGATCGTGCTCCGCCCCGGTCCGCGCACGCCGGTGTCGGCACTGAAGCTCGGACAGCTGATCCTCGATGCCGGCTGGCCCGCCGACGCGCTGGCCGTGTTCACGTGCAGCAACGAGGACACGGCGCGCCTGGTCGAGGACGAACGGATCAAGCTGCTCAGTTTCACCGGCAGCGCGGCGGTCGGCTGGCAGCTGAAGGCGCGCGCCGGCCGCAAACGGGTGACGCTGGAGCTCGGCGGCAACGCCGCGGTGATCGTCCATCGGGACGCCGACGTCGCGTATGCGGCCGAGCGCGTCGCGCTCGGCGGCTACAGCTACGCCGGGCAGTCGTGCATCTCGGCGCAGCGCATCTACGTCCACACCGCGGTGTACGACGCGTTCACGGCGGATCTCGTGCGGCGCGCGAACCAGCTCGTCGCCGGCGATCCGCTGCGCGAGGACGCCGACCTCGGTCCGGTCATCGACGCGGCTGCCGCCGACCGGATCGGCGCCTGGATCCAGGAAGCCACGGCGGCGGGCGCGCGGGTGCTCGCCGGCGGCACGCGGGACGGCGCCGTCTGGCGTCCCACCGTCATCGAGGGAGCGCCGCAGACGGCGCGCGTGAACTGCGCCGAAGTGTTCGCGCCCTTGGTGTCGCTGACGCGCTATGACGACGTGCACGCCGCGATCGCCGCGGCGAACGCCGGGGACTTCGGGCTCCAGGCGGGCATCTTCACGCACGACGATCGGATCATCACCGCCGCCATCGACGGCATCGACGCCGGCGGCATCATGATCAACGACACGTCGACCTTCCGTGTCGATCACATGCCGTACGGCGGCGTGAAGCAGTCGGGATTCGGCCGCGAAGGCGTGCGCTACGCCATCGAGGAGATGACCGAGCTGAAGCTGGTGGCGTTCAACCGCCGGTGA